The DNA segment TAAAGCACGCAATATCATGACACAAAAAGACGTCCGGCAGAGAAAAGAGCGTGAGTTCAAATTTTACCCTGAAGATTTTGACGATCCACCTGTTAAGATTCTCCACATGGATCTTCGTTTTGACATCTATGCCGACAAGACCCATGCGCTGTCCACGCAAAAAATGCAAGCCCTTGAAGACTTTGACACGCTCAATTTAGACGCGGATGATGTAGACGTTCAAGACGTAGAATGTGATGAGCAAGAAATTACCTGGAAGCAAGACAAGAAGAACGATAAAGTTATTATTACCTTCTCAAAACCAGTAAAAAAAGGTGATGCACTCACCATCACTATCAAAAACATTATTATTCCCACGCACAACATTCTTGAAGGGCTCTATTACGATGTAACTCCCAAAGGGGCCCCTCCACAAATGATCACACAGTGTCAGCAATGGGGTTTTAGAAGACTCGTCCCAACTATTGACGAGATGACCACTAAATGCACGTATCTTACCACCATCACTGCAAGAAAAGAATACACCAACGTCATATCAAACGGAGATCAAATTGAAGGTCCAAAAGATCTTGGAAATGGACGTGTTGAAGTCAAGTATGATAATACACTCACCCCAATGGCAACGTATCTCTTCTTTCTCGGGGTGGGGACCTGGGATAATTTTAGAAGAGAACTTGAATACCCTGATGGAAAAACCTTCACCTTAGAACTTCTTGCACCTGTGGGATCTGATCCTGTTCGTGCAGGTTACGCCCTTGATATCTTGCATGATGCTATTGAGTGGGTTTACTTGTTCACAGGCAGAGATAAACATGAAAACCGTGAAACCGCTTTGAAATTGTGGGAGTTGCTAAAAAAACGTGAAGAACTCAAGAAAAAAGGAGAAGATGTTTCACACATCAGAGAAGAAATGAAGCAACTCGCACAGGGGAAATACTGGGGCTACCAATACACAGGAAAAGTGTATCGTGAAATTGCAATGCAAAACTCCAATTTTGGAGGAATGGAAAATGTGGGCAACACCACCATTACTGCTAATAGAATTATGCCCTACGAGGAAACCACGGATAATGGTTTTGAATACATGACCCAAGTCAAAGCACATGAATTTTATCACAATCTTAATGGCTCAGAAGTAACTGGTTGGAGTCCCTTTGATATCTGGCTTAACGAAGCAGTTACTGTTCACGTTGAAAAAGAAAATCACGCATTTAACTTTGGAGAAGACTATTCAAGACTCTCTCAGGTTCAACACATCATGGAGCCAACATCTGGAACTCTTGCAATGGATGCAGGCCCTGCATCTATGCCTATAGAGCCAGAAGGATTCAACAACCCAGACGATATGATCACAGGGATCACCTACGTCAAAGCACCCGAATTTGTACGAATGATACAGACATTAATGGGTGATAAAACTTTTGTCAAAGGTCTTGACCTTTACCACACCCGCTTTAAACATGCAAATGCGAAATCAATTGAGTGGGTTAAAGCAATGGAAGAAAAAAGCGGGTTGTCCTTGCAAACCATGGCAAAACAATGGCTTAAACAAGTACATTTTCCCCTTGTTAACGTTTCTTGGAAGTGGAATAATGGAAAAATTACCCTTACTATTAAACAAGTGCAAGAACAAGGAGAGTGGAGCTTCCCCTTTGTCTGGGCAGTTTTTGATAAGAAGGGCAATAAAGTTTTTGAGAAAACACAATGGGTGCAAAGCAAAGAAGCAACCTACACTTATGAATGTCCTGAACCCGGGTTCCTCTCTTTACACAGAGGGTTTTCTTTTTTTGGAAAGATTGATGCAGATATCAGCGACGAAGAACTCTCATTACAGCTAAAACATGATGACGACATTATTGCAAAATGGCTAGCCTGGTACGAGATTTGCGATCGTGAAAAAACCAGACTGCTCAAAGATAAGAACGCACAGGTGAGCGAGGATTTTGTTGATCTCTACTGCTCACTACTCACTAACAAAGAACTCATAGATCGTGCGGGCGCACAATTCCTCGCCCTCTTTGAAGGAGTTGAAGACGAAACCTATGCCTACAAGTACCAAGACCTCTATGATACGAAGAAAAAAATACTCACCGCTATTGCTCAAAAATACGAACAGGAACTTCTCTCAATATATGAAACCTGTCTTTCATTCACACCCAGAGGAAGCTACTTGGAACGAGAAGCAGCAGCCATTAAAAACAGACAACTCCAAAATATTTGTTTAAGCATCCTTGCAAAACTTGACACGCCTAAAATCCATGAATTAATCAAAAAACAACTCGCATCAGACAACGCCACCAACAGAGTTGTCGCATTTAAGCTCTACCTGAATTCTTCCGCGCCTGATCGCAAAGAAGTGCTTAAAGAAGAAGAAAACAAAGCAAAAAAGAACCTTGTTCGTTGGGAGACCTTCTTACACGTCGTGGGATCAAGTGATGCTCCAGACTACCTTGACATCATCAGATACGTTGAAAGTCTTCCTGAATTTGACATTAACCAATCCAATGATCAACGTGGATTGTACCTCTCTTTTGCTATGAACCGCAAAAAATCCCTGCTCACTGAAGAAGGTCGTGCATTCCTACGAGAAAAAATCCTGCAACTAGGAAAAATTAATCAATATAACACCATGCACTTGCTCAAAATTCTACAAAATATTGACAAGCTTGATGAAGAACACTGGGTTCCACTCATACAACTTCTCCAAGACGTTATTTCTGAGATGACTGATGAACAACCCATGGTGCTCAACGGTGCAAAAAGAATCTTAAAAGCGCAGAAAAAGGCGCTCAAAAAATGGGAAGAGCATCAAAAGAGCAACACACCAGCAGCGTCTTAGCTACAACCAACCCTACTCAACAGTCACACCCTTAGCCAAATTACAAAACTTACCAATCTGCCTACGGACAGAAAAAAAACAACAAAACCAACCAACAACAAAAACACCCCCAACTACTCAACAGTCACACTCTTAGCCAAATTACAAAACTTACCAATCTGCCTACGGACAGAAAAAAACAACAAAACCAACCAACAACAAAAACACCCCCAACTACTCAACAGTCACACTCTTAGCCAAATTACGAGGCTTATCAATCTCACAACCCCTCTCCCTTGCAATGTAATAGGAGAGTAATTGCAGGGGGATGTTGGTAAG comes from the Candidatus Woesearchaeota archaeon genome and includes:
- a CDS encoding DUF3458 domain-containing protein → MTQKDVRQRKEREFKFYPEDFDDPPVKILHMDLRFDIYADKTHALSTQKMQALEDFDTLNLDADDVDVQDVECDEQEITWKQDKKNDKVIITFSKPVKKGDALTITIKNIIIPTHNILEGLYYDVTPKGAPPQMITQCQQWGFRRLVPTIDEMTTKCTYLTTITARKEYTNVISNGDQIEGPKDLGNGRVEVKYDNTLTPMATYLFFLGVGTWDNFRRELEYPDGKTFTLELLAPVGSDPVRAGYALDILHDAIEWVYLFTGRDKHENRETALKLWELLKKREELKKKGEDVSHIREEMKQLAQGKYWGYQYTGKVYREIAMQNSNFGGMENVGNTTITANRIMPYEETTDNGFEYMTQVKAHEFYHNLNGSEVTGWSPFDIWLNEAVTVHVEKENHAFNFGEDYSRLSQVQHIMEPTSGTLAMDAGPASMPIEPEGFNNPDDMITGITYVKAPEFVRMIQTLMGDKTFVKGLDLYHTRFKHANAKSIEWVKAMEEKSGLSLQTMAKQWLKQVHFPLVNVSWKWNNGKITLTIKQVQEQGEWSFPFVWAVFDKKGNKVFEKTQWVQSKEATYTYECPEPGFLSLHRGFSFFGKIDADISDEELSLQLKHDDDIIAKWLAWYEICDREKTRLLKDKNAQVSEDFVDLYCSLLTNKELIDRAGAQFLALFEGVEDETYAYKYQDLYDTKKKILTAIAQKYEQELLSIYETCLSFTPRGSYLEREAAAIKNRQLQNICLSILAKLDTPKIHELIKKQLASDNATNRVVAFKLYLNSSAPDRKEVLKEEENKAKKNLVRWETFLHVVGSSDAPDYLDIIRYVESLPEFDINQSNDQRGLYLSFAMNRKKSLLTEEGRAFLREKILQLGKINQYNTMHLLKILQNIDKLDEEHWVPLIQLLQDVISEMTDEQPMVLNGAKRILKAQKKALKKWEEHQKSNTPAAS